A stretch of Oryza brachyantha chromosome 4, ObraRS2, whole genome shotgun sequence DNA encodes these proteins:
- the LOC102709271 gene encoding reticulon-like protein B11: MATSRRSLHALLGGGAVADVLLWRRRNVSAAAVAGATAVWFLFERAGYSLPSVMSNALLLLVAILFFWAKSASLLNRPLPPLPKLEVSDVVVEKAADKALVWINRVLAVGHDIAIKRDRNVFIKVILVLWVVSYVGMLFNFLTLIYIGVMFSLLVPPLYENYQDHVDEKIGMAHSVLSRHLDTIISKTGQSTKQKKTE, translated from the exons ATGGCCACCTCCCGCCGATCTCTCCACgccctcctcggcggcggcgcag TCGCGGACGTGCTgctgtggcggcggaggaacgTCTCCGCGGCGGCTGTGGCGGGCGCCACGGCGGTGTGGTTCCTCTTCGAGCGCGCGGGCTACAGCTTGCCGTCGGTCATGTCCAACGccctgctcctcctcgtcgccatcCTCTTCTTCTGGGCCAAGTCCGCCTCGCTGCTCAACAG GCCTCTTCCGCCACTCCCTAAACTAGAGGTTTCAGATGTAGTAGTTGAGAAAGCTGCAGATAAGGCTCTTGTATGGATCAACAGGGTGTTAGCTGTTGGCCATGATATTGCCATCAAGAGAGATAGGAATGTTTTTATAaag GTTATATTGGTTTTATGGGTGGTTTCATACGTTGGGATGCTCTTCAACTTCCTTACGCTCATTTACATTG GTGTAATGTTTTCTCTGTTAGTTCCACCATTGTATGAGAATTACCAGGATCATGTTGATGAAAAGATTGGTATGGCACACAGTGTACTGTCAAGGCACTTAGATACCATCATTAGCAAGACTGGACAATCAACCAAGCAAAAGAAGACTGAGTAG
- the LOC102699780 gene encoding uncharacterized protein At4g06744: MVSRGGGNAPKGSGRVPAAAPPPLDTCGCGPSPLPSEFLNRKLAALYPVIQAFKKTITCDPRGVTASWVGPNLCDSHFGGMAYKGFYCDYPPVTGAPQDNTTLTVASIDFNGFGLCAPSIAGFVDAFPDLALFHANSNNLSGEVPDLTGLPYFYELDLSNNNFSGAFPANVVPLGGLLFLDLRFNRFVGTVPPPIFDLSVVALFLNNNGFYGQIPDNFGSTTAEYLVVANNQFTGPIPRSIYNTSANLSEVLFLNNKLSGCLPYEIGLVEGLTVFDAGGNDITGPIPLSFGCLGKVEELNLAGNQLYGHIPDVLCILAKTGKLQNLSLSDNYFHSVGHHCLELARSRVLDVRLNCILNFPNQRPALECARFYADPPQHCPFVPHIPCDLPGFRPPVAAALPSAVAHGGGGN, encoded by the coding sequence ATGGTCtcgcgtggcggcggcaatGCGCCGAAGGGATCGGGGcgcgtgccggcggcggcgccgccgccgctggataCGTGCGGGTGCGggccgtcgccgttgccgtcgGAGTTCTTGAACCGCAAGCTGGCGGCGCTGTACCCGGTGATCCAGGCGTTCAAGAAGACGATCACCTGCGACCCGCGCGGCGTGACGGCGTCGTGGGTGGGTCCCAACCTCTGCGACAGCCACTTCGGCGGCATGGCGTACAAGGGCTTCTACTGCGACTACCCGCCGGTGACGGGGGCGCCGCAGGACAACACGACGCTCACCGTCGCGTCCATCGACTTCAATGGCTTCGGCCTGTGCGCGCCAAGCATCGCCGGCTTCGTCGACGCGTTCCCGGACCTCGCGCTCTTCCACGCGAACTCCAACAACCTCTCCGGCGAGGTGCCCGACCTCACCGGCCTCCCCTACTTCTACGAGCTCGACCTCTCGAACAACAACTTCTCCGGCGCGTTCCCGGCCAACGTCGTCCCGCTCGGcggcctcctcttcctcgacCTCCGCTTCAACCGCTTCGTCGGCACGGTGCCGCCGCCCATCTTCGACCTCTCCGTCGTGGCGCTCTTCCTCAACAACAACGGCTTCTACGGCCAGATCCCGGACAACTTCGGGAGCACCACGGCGGAGTACCTGGTGGTGGCCAACAACCAGTTCACCGGCCCGATCCCGAGATCCATCTACAACACGTCGGCGAACCTCTCGGAGGTGCTCTTCCTCAACAACAAGCTGTCGGGGTGCCTGCCGTACGAGATCGGGCTGGTGGAGGGGCTCACCGTGTtcgacgccggcggcaacGACATCACCGGCCCGATCCCGCTCTCGTTCGGCTGCCTGGGCAAAGTCGAGGAGCTCAACCTCGCCGGGAACCAGCTGTACGGCCACATCCCCGACGTGCTCTGCATTCTGGCCAAGACCGGCAAGCTGCAGAACCTGTCGCTCTCGGACAACTACTTCCACTCCGTCGGCCACCATTGCCTCGAGCTCGCCCGCAGCCGGGTGCTCGACGTGCGCCTCAACTGCATCCTCAACTTCCCCAACCAGCGGCCGGCGCTCGAGTGCGCCCGCTTCTACGCCGACCCGCCGCAGCACTGCCCCTTCGTGCCGCACATCCCCTGCGACCTGCCGGGGTTCAGGCcgccggtggccgccgcgctgccgtcgGCTGTGgctcacggcggcggtggcaacTGA